The genomic window CTCTTCGCACTCGTCCACCCACTCCACCATGACGGAGAAGCGCGCCTTCTCCGGCAACCCGCTGTCCACCAACAAGCCCGCCACCGCAAAGGACGGCCAGGTCTCGCAGCGCATCAAGAACTTCTTCCGCATCAACAGCAGCATCGACACCCGCAAGCACTCGGACGAGGCCAATGGCACCCCCACCCCCAAGCCAGACAAGTCGGGCTCGCGCCATTCCCGCTTCCTGCCGCACATTTCGCGCAACCGCTCCACCACCGTCACGAGCGAGGGCAACCCGCTCGACGACGCCGTCTCCCCCACCGCCCACGCCAACCCCTACTTCCAGCACCAGGGCCCCCCCGCCATCCGCCACCACAATGCAGGTAGCGTACCGTCCACTCCACCAGACACGCCTGGCGTACCAACCACCAAAGTAGATGCCGCCAGCGGAGCAAACGACCAGGCCACCGCCGCCGGAAAAGAGGAGCTGGCCAGGAAGCTGCGAAGGGTAGCCTCCGCTCCCAATGCGCAGGGCCTCTTCTCGTCGGGCAAGTCCGCTGAACGCCCGCAGACCGCCGAGCTCGCCAAGCAGCCCGTCCTGCTCCACCCCAACTCTTCCACCCTCAGCATGGTAGAGACGCACCAGCCCGATACCGACCATCTCTCGCCCATGGACACGTCCAAGGGCATACCCACCCCCGGTCAGATTCGCCAGTCGGTCGCCTTCCGGAGAACATACAGCTCCAACTCGATCAAAGTCCGCAACGTAGAAGTCGGTCCCGGCAGCTTCGACAAGATCAAGCTGATCGGCAAGGGCGACGTCGGCAAGGTGTACCTGGTGCGGGAGAAGAAGTCGAGCAGGCTATATGCCATGAAAGGTACGCCTCACACGGCCCGCAGCGACGTGTCAGAGTATGGACTAACAGACTGCAGTGCTGAGCAAGAAGGAGATGATCAAGCGCAACAAGATCAAGCGTGCCCTGGCCGAGCAGGAAATACTGGCTACCAGCAACCACCCCTTTATTGTTACCCTATACCACTCCTTCCAGTCAGAAGACCACCTCTATCTCTGCATGGAATACTGCAGCGGCGGCGAATTCTTCCGAGCCCTCCAGACCCGACCGAACAAGTGCGTGGACGAGGACGCGGCGCGTTTCTACGCAGCTGAAGTCACGGCTGCACTCGAGTACCTGCATCTGATGGGCTTCATCTATCGCGACCTGAAGCCAGAGAGTACGTTGGCTGCCTTGCTACACTGGCTCATTCAAGCTAACCCCCCTCCCAGACATTCTCCTGCACCAGTCCGGCCACATCATGTTATCCGATTTCGACCTGTCGAAGCAGTCTGAGCCCGGCGGCCGCCCAACCATGATTCTTAGCGGCCGCAACGGCACTTCGTCGAGCAACCTACCAACGATAGATACGAAGTCGTGTATTAACAACTTCCGTACAAACTCGTTTGTGGGCACCGAGGAGTACATTGCTCCTGAAGTGATCAAGGGCTGTGGACACACGAGTGCCGTCGATTGGTGGACACTCGGCATTCTGATCTACGAGATGCTCTACGGCACAACGCCTTTCAAGGGCAAGAACCGGAACGCGACTTTCGCCAACATCCTGAGGGACGAGGTGCCGTTCCCCGAAGGCTCGGGTGCACCACCCGTGTCCAAGTAAGTAGCTGGTCATCTGTCACTCTCGCAGCCACTAACAACAAGCAGCCTCTGCAAGTCACTCATTCGCAAGCTCCTGATCAAGGACGAGACGCGACGACTGGGGTCTCGTGCTGGTGCCTCTGACATCAAGACTGCACCCTTCTTCCGCACCACATCATGGGCACTGTTGCGCCACTCGAAACCTCCCATTATTCCTCACCAGGGCCACGGAATCGAGACACCCAACTTCAGGAACGTCAAGGAGAGCCAAAGCGTGGACATTGGCGTGTCCAAGGTCAAGGGTGTGCCGCTGGACTCTGGCCTCGCCACACCCATGGGCGAGATTGCGGATCCCTTTGAGGAATTCAACAGCGTTACGCTGCACCACGACGGCGATGACCACCATGGGTCGACGGACCAAGTCCACCTCGCACAGCAGAACTCGGGCTCGCGGTAGTACTGCAAGCCGGGCTAGCGTTTTGCAAGCGAGGGGCTGGTCTTTTACTTTGTACATGTCGATATGGGAGGCGTTTTGATGCGTTGCTCTCAGCTCCACTCCTTGACCACGGCTGATAGACATTGGGTTTTTGCACGGCAACGGCGTTTGTTGAAACATTGGCTTCGGGCTCTGTATGCAGAACAGGGCTATGAAGCGTCGCGTAAAATTCTTCGGCGTTTATTGTTATGATTATTGAGAGCGTTATTGTTGGTCGAGGCCTGATTCGACGCGCATCCAGGGAGGATTGTGCGCAAGAGACAGCATAGCAACAGCAGAAGTGCAACGATTTGAATTCCTGTTAGGTGTGTTGTGTTTATTAAAAGTTAGTAACTGTAGCTTCATCATTGACCATGTTGAGTGCGTTATTTATGGAAAGATTGCATGGACAGAGAGAGTGCGGTTCTGATGCCAAGCCGAGCCAAGCCGAGACGTGACGTGCAGCCGAAGCAATCGGAAGTCGCGTCTTCCCCGCGCTGCCCGAGGTGGTGGGTGGGTGTGTTAAACGTCaaacaccacaccacaccacaccacaccacgcGCTCTGAACTCCACCGTAAACAACTCACCGCTCACTCCCACGTTCCTACCCTCTTCGACTCCTTGCGGCCGAGGAGTTTGGAATTGAACGCTGCTAAGAGGAGATTTTACACGTGGATTCCTTGGCCTCGCGGTCCTCTCTGCTGATACCATACCATACCTTGCGGTACGATACGCAGCGAAGCGAAGCGAAGTGAAGTGCATCGAGGCTTTTATATATATACCGAAGTGAGGGAGGGAAAGAGGGAAAGAGGGAAAGAGGGAAAGAGGGAAAGAGAgggaaagaaaagagaagagaagaaaagagcaagagcaagagcaagatcATGGCAGACGCACCACACGCGCTACACGCCTCgtcgacgacaacgacgggGGTACACGCCGGCGAGCCCTTTGGCGACGAAGAGAGCCTGACGCCGCTGGAGCAGGAGGTTCTGGACGAGTATGCGCGGTTGCTGGCGAACATGAACTCGGTTCGTCTCTCCTTGCTGTCTGTCTTTTGCACCTTTTACACccgctcttcttcttcgctcCGTTGCAGCGCATTACACACCATCAGCAATTCAATACGATACGACACAACACAATACAACACAATACACACAATCGACAACAAgcaacaacacaacacaataCAACACACAACCAAGCTAACAGACCCTGTGCTGGAATAGATGGCCGCCCTCCTCGCGTCGCTCAGCGAGCAGCCCAGCGCGGCGATTCTAGATGGCCTGAGGGGGCTGGAGCGGAAGACGAGTCTGGTGTTTACGCTGCTCAAGGCTAGCGTGTATAGCATTGTGCTCAATCAGCAGATTCAGGATGGGGGACAGCAGCAACAGGAGGATGGTGCGCGGGAGGGGGGGAGTGAGGGGTGGGAATAGGGTGTGGGGGTGAAGGGGAAGGGGAAGGGGAAGGGAAGGGGAAGGGACTGGAGTGTAGAGGAGGTAGAGGAGTGAGATGATACCCCGGATACGAAGATGCAGAAAAGGTTTCGATGAATGTAATGTACAGAATTTCCACATGCTTGTCATCCCACCTCGACGTCATTTATCCATGCAGCAGCCTCGGCTGATGGGCTTCTTCCACACTTGTCCTACTCCATGGCCGTCGTGCAAACGCTTCCTCAGCAGGATACCACTAATGCACGCTGCCGCCGTAGTAGACCTTGCGCACATCGACCAGCTTCTTCCCGCGGGCGCGCGCAACCTCGTCGGGCAGGCGCTGCTTGGTCAGAGCCTCCCAGGTGGCCTTGATGACGTTCATCTTGTTGCGCGAGCGCGGGGTCTTGGCGGCGAGGTCCTGCAGGCCGGCGGCGCGGGCGAGCTCGAAGATGAGGTGCTGGGTGCGGAGGCCGAAGCCTGGAGGGGGTGTTAGCCATGTGCATGGATGCACGGATGCACGGATGCACGGATGCGTGGTACTGGGCAGAGGGGACAGTGTTTGGGAGGAACGTACCGGGCGGGCGGGCAAAGAGCTGGACCTTTGTGGCGCCCACCTTGGTCTCGACATCGCCAAAGGTGGTGCGGTTCTCGTAGCGCGGCACGGGCTTCATGTTGCGGATGGCCGACATGATGCTCTGCTTGCGGCCCTCGTCGGGCTCGACGCTCTTGCCCTCGCCGACGCCGAGCAGGCCGTCCTGGTTGCCGGCGATGGTCAGGTAGTACATGCTGCGGATCTTGCCCATGCGCGTCTGGTTGGTGACGCTGTGGGAGACGAGCGTCTTGGTGCGGATCTTCTTCAGCTTCAGCTTGTCCCAGCCCATGTACTGCAGCAGGCGCTTCTGGCGCgggtcctcctcctcctcggtCGACAGGCGGCGCGTCTGGCGGGCCATGCGGTTCTCGAGGCGCGGCAGGTCGGGCGCGATGATGGAGTGGCGCGGGTCGGCAAGGGCGTCGAGCGCGGCCGGGTTCTTGCTCGTGTACGAGGAGCGGGGGTCGAGGGCGGCCTGGGTGAGGGCGGCCTCGATGGCGCCCTGCAGCTGCGTCTGCTGCACCGCGTCGAGCCGGCCCTCGGGGATGCCGTGCGGGTAGGCCTTGGCGAGCTGCTCCGAGGCGAGGCGGGCGATGGTCTCGTCGCGCTCGACCTCGTTGGCCTCGCGCACGGCCAGGCGGCCGGGGATGTCGCGGGCGCTCAGCTTGTCCGCGTGGTCCGTCACGGGGTCCAGCTGGGCCAGGTCGTCGGCGTACGGCAGCCGCCACGGGTCCGTCCGCTGCGAGGCCTGCGTGACGAGGTCGCGCCGGTCGATGGCGGCCTCGGCGGCCTGGATGGCGGCCATCTGCGCGGGCGTGTACTGCTTGGCCAGCAGGCTCGTCTCCGCCGTGTCGTACTGCGGGTACGCGCCCGCCGCGAGCTCGC from Ascochyta rabiei chromosome 2, complete sequence includes these protein-coding regions:
- a CDS encoding serine/threonine protein kinase, AGC, with the protein product MTEKRAFSGNPLSTNKPATAKDGQVSQRIKNFFRINSSIDTRKHSDEANGTPTPKPDKSGSRHSRFLPHISRNRSTTVTSEGNPLDDAVSPTAHANPYFQHQGPPAIRHHNAGSVPSTPPDTPGVPTTKVDAASGANDQATAAGKEELARKLRRVASAPNAQGLFSSGKSAERPQTAELAKQPVLLHPNSSTLSMVETHQPDTDHLSPMDTSKGIPTPGQIRQSVAFRRTYSSNSIKVRNVEVGPGSFDKIKLIGKGDVGKVYLVREKKSSRLYAMKVLSKKEMIKRNKIKRALAEQEILATSNHPFIVTLYHSFQSEDHLYLCMEYCSGGEFFRALQTRPNKCVDEDAARFYAAEVTAALEYLHLMGFIYRDLKPENILLHQSGHIMLSDFDLSKQSEPGGRPTMILSGRNGTSSSNLPTIDTKSCINNFRTNSFVGTEEYIAPEVIKGCGHTSAVDWWTLGILIYEMLYGTTPFKGKNRNATFANILRDEVPFPEGSGAPPVSNLCKSLIRKLLIKDETRRLGSRAGASDIKTAPFFRTTSWALLRHSKPPIIPHQGHGIETPNFRNVKESQSVDIGVSKVKGVPLDSGLATPMGEIADPFEEFNSVTLHHDGDDHHGSTDQVHLAQQNSGSR
- a CDS encoding serine/threonine protein kinase, AGC, variant 2, with product MTEKRAFSGNPLSTNKPATAKDGQVSQRIKNFFRINSSIDTRKHSDEANGTPTPKPDKSGSRHSRFLPHISRNRSTTVTSEGNPLDDAVSPTAHANPYFQHQGPPAIRHHNAVDAASGANDQATAAGKEELARKLRRVASAPNAQGLFSSGKSAERPQTAELAKQPVLLHPNSSTLSMVETHQPDTDHLSPMDTSKGIPTPGQIRQSVAFRRTYSSNSIKVRNVEVGPGSFDKIKLIGKGDVGKVYLVREKKSSRLYAMKVLSKKEMIKRNKIKRALAEQEILATSNHPFIVTLYHSFQSEDHLYLCMEYCSGGEFFRALQTRPNKCVDEDAARFYAAEVTAALEYLHLMGFIYRDLKPENILLHQSGHIMLSDFDLSKQSEPGGRPTMILSGRNGTSSSNLPTIDTKSCINNFRTNSFVGTEEYIAPEVIKGCGHTSAVDWWTLGILIYEMLYGTTPFKGKNRNATFANILRDEVPFPEGSGAPPVSNLCKSLIRKLLIKDETRRLGSRAGASDIKTAPFFRTTSWALLRHSKPPIIPHQGHGIETPNFRNVKESQSVDIGVSKVKGVPLDSGLATPMGEIADPFEEFNSVTLHHDGDDHHGSTDQVHLAQQNSGSR
- a CDS encoding 28S ribosomal protein S5, mitochondrial, which encodes MQSLRGGDGKGKAGDAEGQGGGRGWLCQPIFAAAPTRRPQGQGEAEALQDTHTALARPPTPTPTPTPDARRPLPLAPCPLPPALLAATATAPSTMSVCRPATGLFARATSAAAPAATATRRAFHSSAPLGARKRRPHYASIKAEDLRQLGELAAGAYPQYDTAETSLLAKQYTPAQMAAIQAAEAAIDRRDLVTQASQRTDPWRLPYADDLAQLDPVTDHADKLSARDIPGRLAVREANEVERDETIARLASEQLAKAYPHGIPEGRLDAVQQTQLQGAIEAALTQAALDPRSSYTSKNPAALDALADPRHSIIAPDLPRLENRMARQTRRLSTEEEEDPRQKRLLQYMGWDKLKLKKIRTKTLVSHSVTNQTRMGKIRSMYYLTIAGNQDGLLGVGEGKSVEPDEGRKQSIMSAIRNMKPVPRYENRTTFGDVETKVGATKVQLFARPPGFGLRTQHLIFELARAAGLQDLAAKTPRSRNKMNVIKATWEALTKQRLPDEVARARGKKLVDVRKVYYGGSVH